The sequence AACATGTACTGTCTCATTAAGAAATAGAGTCCTTTTCTAGTGCTTCctgtattatttataatgattgtATTACTGCAGTTATTAGATGAATACGTTTACTCAAACTGCAGTCATAGCTGTTTCACAAGTTtagatttaggatttttttttttttccctacaatattattacaaaatcagccaaagaatttttttgataaatatgtAAGTAGGTATGTCGCTACTCAGAAATGTAATTCTCAGAAGTATGGCAGTTAAGTTGAATAGGTGACTTGTATGTGACTCGGGGGAATGTGTATTTTAAGATATTGATTTGGAGAATGATAGAAATAGTCCCTAGAATGTGGATATTAAGTAAGTTGTAAAATGTACTAAGTAATTTTGTAtcaattgatttttattttctgtagtTTGCACTAACTTTCATCTACGCACAGATACACAGTTTTTGATTAATAACATTTCTTAGAACTTACTGCTAATTCCTTTTTCAGAAGTTCAAATCTTTGACAAAGGTATGTTTGTTATTAGAGGAAAGTTATCTATGTGGATGTCACAAGCTTTGTTTGATTGGTTCACATCTATTAGTTTCTAGTTTAGGGAAGTTGGCCAGTGttagcttttttcccctttttgtcttttttttttgtgtgcatctGTAATCTTATTTGCTCTGATGACagggaaaatatagaaagatGCAATTGAGGAAaaatgtttcataaaaaaaatattataagggaTATTAGGAATTAAAGAAAAAGTTGATTGCTTTATATGTTCGTATTGCTGGATTTTATCCATAGGTTCAAATTACAGATATTAACATGGTTTACAGATGTTAATTCAATATTAATTTGTCTAGTACAGGGCACTTTGGAGTAgattaagggaaaggaaagggaatggtataaagcatttattattttttatttggttgtgtGCAAGGAAAATGTATACTGATTGTTCCTGCTTCTAGCACAAAGTTGTGTAGATGCATTGTTATGATTAAGATGCATGGTGCACTAACTAGTATATGgaactgaattattttttttatgcattatgtGTGTTCTATGTTTTTTCGAACATTTGCACTTCTCTTATTTTGTCAGTCAGAGCTGAGGAATAGAAAACTTATTATGAATGTTTACTATTTCTAAACAAGTGtgtttaaaacaattaaaagagACTTGACAGTAGAGACCGCAAAACCTTCTCTAGTGGTTCGGTGGTTTCTTCCTTTTAAGAGcagttttttcctattttggccTATACACAAGTTTTTAACAGGTGTCATAGTGGGCATAAGTGAGGGCTAAAGTCAACTCAATCGTCCAAGGTTACAAGGGTGGTGTTTATGCTGCATACAGAACAATGGAGGAGATTGTAGATAAACAGCCTTTGTTCTCCCACAGCTCTAGTGGTTGTGAACTTCAATTACCGCAGCACTGTATGCATGGCTGTGTCTCGCACTTGGCTGCTCCTGTGGATGATATCTTTTCTTGGCAAAGAGGcttcagttttttattttaaatttttatgtgaaATTGTTCACCATAAAATTTCTATGATTAGTTTTTGGGCCAAAAAGAATGTTACATTTTCTgtggtttgttattttttgtttatgctgAAAGgataattgatatttttatttgtatcttcGGTGGGAGATGATCTTAGAGTTTTTGCTTTATGAATTGTGGCTTTCTTGTTAGGGCTAGATATCATAAGTTGTTGCTGACCTTTGTTGAATTCTATTAATTTTAAGTAGTTTTGTTTCTGTAACTTGCAGATTACATtatgaaatggaataaaaagtTGGCTTTCCAGGGCATTTACACCTTGAAAAGTGgtacattatcacttttttttatataataataatattattattattattattattattgttattactactactactactactactttatttatatacactatgGCAACTCCATTTCATACACAAAATGTGGTCACAGTTATATCTTTAATGTGTGATATTATTGCATACAATATTTGAaatgtgatatttttcttttttgtcacctTTGCATTCACTCTAATCCACTTATTACCTCCATACTCACTTCAGACAActgcaaatatatttattatgtatttatgtatgtacactgtATAAGTAAAACATCCTTTTAACAGGATATGATATCAGTTTTTTTCTTGCAATAGCAAGCTAATATCTTATTTTATCCACAGGTTCTCTCACAAGATGTCAAGAAGGAGACACCACTGCAGTTCAAATTCAGAGCCAAGTTCTACCCAGAGGATGTGGCTGAGGAGATCATCCAGGACATTACACTGGTAAGGGCTCATGAGATGGGAGAATTAGATGGAAGAGATTTGGGTAATATTTGGGCAGTGGGAGAATTGTTGTTGTTGGATTTGCTTTTAGCATAGATTAAATTTGTTGAGATCACCGTGTTTTTCCGTTTGAtgttatgctgttttttttagtaatttactcttttcattattgtttcaccttctgtattttatttgttgttgaatAGAGATTCTTACATTTTGGCTATAATGAGAGATCCCTGTAATAGAATTCAGAAGTTCTTTTCAGAATTGCTAATAAACTGTATTTATAGGTCATACTTCATTCttcttaatatatttatcaaaatttacaTCTAGTTCATATTTAGAAATAGGTCTCATTCTCAGCACTAAATGTTTTCATGTAGAAAAATATAGTACAAATTCTTTTGACCAGCAGAATCACCAGATTCCAAATAATGCTTAATTCTGTAAATGACATGAACATCAAAACCTTGCTGAGAAATGttcaaaagaaatataatttctGCCCCACAGCGTCTGTTCTACCTGCAAGTGAAGAATGCTATCCTGAGCGATGACATCTACTGCCCCCCGGAGACATCAGTGCTCCTGGCTTCATATGCAGTGCAGGCCAAGTATGGAGACCATGGCTCAGACCTTCACAAACCAGGCTTCCTGGCAAATGACCGGTTACTGCCCCAGCGTGTCATGGACCAACACAAGCTGACACGtgaggagtgggaagagaggataATCACCTGGTACCATGAACACAAGGGCATGCTCAGGTAGAGAATATCAggatttgtcttctctctctctctctctctctctctctctctctctctctctctctctctctctctctctctctctctctctctcctccctcctccctccctccctccctccctccctccctccctccctccctccctccctccctccctccctccctccctccctccctccctcctgttttctctctctccctgttttactgcaatcttctctgtctctctctcactttttgtaGATGTAAAATTTAAAGACTGAAacatcatttaaaatattttaatgaatgcTATACAGAGAATTGTAAtatcattaaataaattattattttgtctgcTTCACCATTAATATATCTTTGCTGTTGAGATAGATGTCATGCTATTCTTTCCTATAttttcactatgattattatttccacTATATTACTACATACCTTACTTTTCCTATTTCAGAGAGGATGCCATGATGGAATACCTTAAATTGGCACAGGATCTGGAGATGTATGGAGTTAATTACTTTGACATCAAGAACAAGAAGGGTACTGAGCTGTGGCTAGGTGTTGATGCTCTTGGTCTGAATATCtatgaaaaggatgataagtAAGTTTAGAAGAGATGTTGAATTTTAGAACCATGGTTGCAAGATGCagtttattatatcagtaatggtACCAAGTAGATTTGAAATTAAATGAAGAGGGAAGtttcataaaaattttggttttcagGTTAACTCCTAAGATTGGCTTCCCATGGTCTGAAATCAGAAATATCTCCTTCAATGACCGCAAATTCGTCATCAAACCCATTGATAAGAAAGCCccagattttgttttctttgctccTCGTTTACGCATCAACAAGCGTATCCTTGCTCTCTGCATGGGCAACCATGAATTGTACATGCGTCGCCGCAAGCCAGACACCATTGAGGTCCAGCAAATGAAGGCACAAGCTCGTGAGGAGAAGTTAGCAAAGCAGCAAGAAAGGTTAGTTGTCAGAAGGGCTTGCATCCACCTGTGCAAGTTTATCTGTCAAAGGAAATTTGTTCAGATTTTCTGTATTTTAACAGATATTAGGTATTTTTATCTATGTTGTGTaggtttatatcatatttatggtTTGATTGTCACTGAAATTCAGGTTTCAAGTCGTTATTACTTTCTTAACATCAGAGAAAAGCTGGCAAGAGAAATTGCTCTTCgcgaggaggcagagaagaagcagaaagaatatGAAGAACGCCTGAAGTCAAtgcaagaggagatggagaggaggcagaaggagtTGGTTGAAGCACAGGAAACCATCCGACGACTGGAAGAACAGCTGAGACAATTGCAGGCAGCCAAGGAAGAGCTTGAGAACAAGCAGCAAGAACTCCACGATATGATGGTCCGTCTCGAACAGGCAAAGGAAATGGAAGCGGAAGAGAAGCTCAAACTGGAGGAAGAGATCCGCACCAAACAGGAGGAAGTACACAGGATCCAGGAAGAAGTCAACTTGAAGGACGAAGAGACCAAAAAGCTTCAGGTAGGAAGGAAAGATATGTCTTTTTGTAGCTTTAAATATGTAATTTCCTATATGTTTCTTCTTCACACATTGATTctgagatataggacagacacaGCTAATATAGCccttattttctctgtcttttaccTCACTGtttgtaaataaggaaaaaaaatctaaagagaataaagtatatatttggatatattattGAATAGCTGTTATGATGACTGGGGAAAAGGTTGATTTATTCAGtaattgtaatttatattattagttaagtAATAGCCAGAGTAAAATGATGAAACAAGGATTTTAGACTAGGAAATGTTGAATAGTAATATTCACTAAATATATTCTTAAACATTTGAAAGGTGTTTGTCAGTGACACTTGTGTATTTGTGCTGGTGTTCATGTTATAGTTATTGTATGGATGCAAGAATATCAGGAGAAAATGCTATTACCTAATATTTACTGTTGTGAactaagagaaagaggaacaaagaAACAGTATGCCATTTCAAAGAGGAAATTGACcatgcattgtggatttttttttacgataagaTGCTGAAACTGCGGCTTTCTGAGGGACAACCAAGGGTAGGCGTGGGTGGTAAGGTAA comes from Penaeus monodon isolate SGIC_2016 chromosome 2, NSTDA_Pmon_1, whole genome shotgun sequence and encodes:
- the LOC119583600 gene encoding moesin/ezrin/radixin homolog 1-like isoform X1; amino-acid sequence: MAQRVAQLFGGGRKSYQMVVDPEDELEFSEDESAAFAVPPDLPPQDLNAPVLPLRRSPLMCEELPQLEPATSEGTLLRKWSGRDQRVLDTLHQILLTLRRHSDFDYYAKLVPGLVNVRVTTMDAELEFAIQPNTTGKQLFDQVVKTIGLREIWFFGLQYVDSKGYTTWLKLNKRVLSQDVKKETPLQFKFRAKFYPEDVAEEIIQDITLRLFYLQVKNAILSDDIYCPPETSVLLASYAVQAKYGDHGSDLHKPGFLANDRLLPQRVMDQHKLTREEWEERIITWYHEHKGMLREDAMMEYLKLAQDLEMYGVNYFDIKNKKGTELWLGVDALGLNIYEKDDKLTPKIGFPWSEIRNISFNDRKFVIKPIDKKAPDFVFFAPRLRINKRILALCMGNHELYMRRRKPDTIEVQQMKAQAREEKLAKQQEREKLAREIALREEAEKKQKEYEERLKSMQEEMERRQKELVEAQETIRRLEEQLRQLQAAKEELENKQQELHDMMVRLEQAKEMEAEEKLKLEEEIRTKQEEVHRIQEEVNLKDEETKKLQMLKLRLSEGQPRVGVGGKQEVEEARMKQEEATAALLAASSTPQHHHVAEQEDTEENDDIPNGDISKDLYIGDEPIEDPVEERRTLAERNERLQNQLKALKHDLESTRDTEKETTMDKIHKENVRQGRDKYKTLREIRKGNTKRRVDQFENL
- the LOC119583600 gene encoding moesin/ezrin/radixin homolog 1-like isoform X6, with the protein product MVQLVNVRVTTMDAELEFAIQPNTTGKQLFDQVVKTIGLREIWFFGLQYVDSKGYTTWLKLNKRVLSQDVKKETPLQFKFRAKFYPEDVAEEIIQDITLRLFYLQVKNAILSDDIYCPPETSVLLASYAVQAKYGDHGSDLHKPGFLANDRLLPQRVMDQHKLTREEWEERIITWYHEHKGMLREDAMMEYLKLAQDLEMYGVNYFDIKNKKGTELWLGVDALGLNIYEKDDKLTPKIGFPWSEIRNISFNDRKFVIKPIDKKAPDFVFFAPRLRINKRILALCMGNHELYMRRRKPDTIEVQQMKAQAREEKLAKQQEREKLAREIALREEAEKKQKEYEERLKSMQEEMERRQKELVEAQETIRRLEEQLRQLQAAKEELENKQQELHDMMVRLEQAKEMEAEEKLKLEEEIRTKQEEVHRIQEEVNLKDEETKKLQQEVEEARMKQEEATAALLAASSTPQHHHVAEQEDTEENDDIPNGDISKDLYIGDEPIEDPVEERRTLAERNERLQNQLKALKHDLESTRDTEKETTMDKIHKENVRQGRDKYKTLREIRKGNTKRRVDQFENL
- the LOC119583600 gene encoding moesin/ezrin/radixin homolog 1-like isoform X4, with translation MVQLVNVRVTTMDAELEFAIQPNTTGKQLFDQVVKTIGLREIWFFGLQYVDSKGYTTWLKLNKRVLSQDVKKETPLQFKFRAKFYPEDVAEEIIQDITLRLFYLQVKNAILSDDIYCPPETSVLLASYAVQAKYGDHGSDLHKPGFLANDRLLPQRVMDQHKLTREEWEERIITWYHEHKGMLREDAMMEYLKLAQDLEMYGVNYFDIKNKKGTELWLGVDALGLNIYEKDDKLTPKIGFPWSEIRNISFNDRKFVIKPIDKKAPDFVFFAPRLRINKRILALCMGNHELYMRRRKPDTIEVQQMKAQAREEKLAKQQEREKLAREIALREEAEKKQKEYEERLKSMQEEMERRQKELVEAQETIRRLEEQLRQLQAAKEELENKQQELHDMMVRLEQAKEMEAEEKLKLEEEIRTKQEEVHRIQEEVNLKDEETKKLQMLKLRLSEGQPRVGVGGKQEVEEARMKQEEATAALLAASSTPQHHHVAEQEDTEENDDIPNGDISKDLYIGDEPIEDPVEERRTLAERNERLQNQLKALKHDLESTRDTEKETTMDKIHKENVRQGRDKYKTLREIRKGNTKRRVDQFENL
- the LOC119583600 gene encoding moesin/ezrin/radixin homolog 1-like isoform X2, whose protein sequence is MAQRVAQLFGGGRKSYQMVVDPEDELEFSEDESAAFAVPPDLPPQDLNAPVLPLRRSPLMCEELPQLEPATSEGTLLRKWSGRDQRVLDTLHQILLTLRRHSDFDYYAKLVPGLVNVRVTTMDAELEFAIQPNTTGKQLFDQVVKTIGLREIWFFGLQYVDSKGYTTWLKLNKRVLSQDVKKETPLQFKFRAKFYPEDVAEEIIQDITLRLFYLQVKNAILSDDIYCPPETSVLLASYAVQAKYGDHGSDLHKPGFLANDRLLPQRVMDQHKLTREEWEERIITWYHEHKGMLREDAMMEYLKLAQDLEMYGVNYFDIKNKKGTELWLGVDALGLNIYEKDDKLTPKIGFPWSEIRNISFNDRKFVIKPIDKKAPDFVFFAPRLRINKRILALCMGNHELYMRRRKPDTIEVQQMKAQAREEKLAKQQEREKLAREIALREEAEKKQKEYEERLKSMQEEMERRQKELVEAQETIRRLEEQLRQLQAAKEELENKQQELHDMMVRLEQAKEMEAEEKLKLEEEIRTKQEEVHRIQEEVNLKDEETKKLQQEVEEARMKQEEATAALLAASSTPQHHHVAEQEDTEENDDIPNGDISKDLYIGDEPIEDPVEERRTLAERNERLQNQLKALKHDLESTRDTEKETTMDKIHKENVRQGRDKYKTLREIRKGNTKRRVDQFENL
- the LOC119583600 gene encoding moesin/ezrin/radixin homolog 1-like isoform X3, producing MPKPVNVRVTTMDAELEFAIQPNTTGKQLFDQVVKTIGLREIWFFGLQYVDSKGYTTWLKLNKRVLSQDVKKETPLQFKFRAKFYPEDVAEEIIQDITLRLFYLQVKNAILSDDIYCPPETSVLLASYAVQAKYGDHGSDLHKPGFLANDRLLPQRVMDQHKLTREEWEERIITWYHEHKGMLREDAMMEYLKLAQDLEMYGVNYFDIKNKKGTELWLGVDALGLNIYEKDDKLTPKIGFPWSEIRNISFNDRKFVIKPIDKKAPDFVFFAPRLRINKRILALCMGNHELYMRRRKPDTIEVQQMKAQAREEKLAKQQEREKLAREIALREEAEKKQKEYEERLKSMQEEMERRQKELVEAQETIRRLEEQLRQLQAAKEELENKQQELHDMMVRLEQAKEMEAEEKLKLEEEIRTKQEEVHRIQEEVNLKDEETKKLQMLKLRLSEGQPRVGVGGKQEVEEARMKQEEATAALLAASSTPQHHHVAEQEDTEENDDIPNGDISKDLYIGDEPIEDPVEERRTLAERNERLQNQLKALKHDLESTRDTEKETTMDKIHKENVRQGRDKYKTLREIRKGNTKRRVDQFENL
- the LOC119583600 gene encoding moesin/ezrin/radixin homolog 1-like isoform X5; this translates as MPKPVNVRVTTMDAELEFAIQPNTTGKQLFDQVVKTIGLREIWFFGLQYVDSKGYTTWLKLNKRVLSQDVKKETPLQFKFRAKFYPEDVAEEIIQDITLRLFYLQVKNAILSDDIYCPPETSVLLASYAVQAKYGDHGSDLHKPGFLANDRLLPQRVMDQHKLTREEWEERIITWYHEHKGMLREDAMMEYLKLAQDLEMYGVNYFDIKNKKGTELWLGVDALGLNIYEKDDKLTPKIGFPWSEIRNISFNDRKFVIKPIDKKAPDFVFFAPRLRINKRILALCMGNHELYMRRRKPDTIEVQQMKAQAREEKLAKQQEREKLAREIALREEAEKKQKEYEERLKSMQEEMERRQKELVEAQETIRRLEEQLRQLQAAKEELENKQQELHDMMVRLEQAKEMEAEEKLKLEEEIRTKQEEVHRIQEEVNLKDEETKKLQQEVEEARMKQEEATAALLAASSTPQHHHVAEQEDTEENDDIPNGDISKDLYIGDEPIEDPVEERRTLAERNERLQNQLKALKHDLESTRDTEKETTMDKIHKENVRQGRDKYKTLREIRKGNTKRRVDQFENL